A window of Pseudodesulfovibrio hydrargyri contains these coding sequences:
- a CDS encoding NifU family protein has translation MREKVEAVLDKVRPMLQGDGGDVELVEVTDSGIVKVRLTGACKGCPMSQMTLKNGIERIILKELPEVKGVEAV, from the coding sequence ATGCGAGAAAAAGTGGAAGCCGTGCTGGACAAGGTCCGTCCCATGCTCCAGGGCGACGGCGGCGACGTGGAACTGGTCGAAGTCACCGATTCCGGCATCGTCAAGGTCCGCCTGACCGGTGCCTGCAAGGGATGTCCCATGTCCCAGATGACCCTCAAAAACGGCATCGAACGGATCATCCTCAAGGAACTCCCCGAAGTGAAAGGCGTCGAAGCCGTGTAG
- a CDS encoding alpha/beta fold hydrolase — translation MAILQTKDGVDIYYKDWGAESAQPIVFHHGWPLTADEWDSQMLYFLDKGFRVVAFDRRGDGRSTQVGDGIDMDHYAADTAELVNKLGLRDTVQVGHSTGGGVVARYVAGADKGRVAKAVLLGAVPPIMVKSDGNPEGTPIEVFDGFREQLLKNRAQFYHDVASGPFYGFNRYNVESQPGVVLNWWRQGMMGGVKAQYDCVKVFSETDFTEDLKKMDVPTLVMHGEDDQVVPIKDSAMRSIKMLKNGTLKTYPGYPHGMATIHADVINKDILEFIQGN, via the coding sequence ATGGCTATATTGCAGACCAAGGACGGCGTGGATATCTATTACAAGGACTGGGGGGCCGAGTCCGCGCAGCCGATCGTGTTCCATCATGGATGGCCTTTGACCGCCGACGAATGGGATTCGCAGATGCTCTACTTCCTGGACAAGGGCTTCCGCGTCGTCGCCTTCGACCGCCGGGGCGACGGCCGTTCCACGCAGGTCGGGGACGGTATCGATATGGACCACTACGCGGCGGATACCGCCGAACTGGTGAACAAGCTGGGGCTGCGCGACACCGTCCAGGTCGGCCATTCCACGGGCGGCGGGGTGGTCGCCCGGTACGTGGCCGGGGCCGACAAGGGCCGGGTAGCCAAGGCCGTCCTGCTCGGCGCGGTGCCCCCGATCATGGTCAAGTCCGACGGCAACCCCGAAGGGACGCCCATCGAGGTGTTCGACGGCTTCCGCGAGCAACTGCTCAAAAACCGGGCGCAGTTCTACCATGACGTCGCTTCCGGGCCGTTCTACGGATTCAACCGCTACAACGTGGAATCGCAACCGGGCGTGGTCCTCAACTGGTGGCGCCAGGGCATGATGGGCGGGGTCAAGGCCCAGTACGACTGCGTCAAGGTCTTTTCGGAAACGGACTTCACCGAGGATCTCAAGAAGATGGACGTTCCCACCCTGGTCATGCACGGAGAGGACGACCAGGTCGTGCCGATCAAGGACTCGGCCATGCGTTCGATCAAGATGCTCAAGAACGGAACGCTCAAGACCTATCCGGGATACCCCCACGGCATGGCCACGATCCATGCGGACGTCATCAACAAGGACATTCTCGAATTCATTCAGGGCAACTGA
- a CDS encoding sigma-54-dependent transcriptional regulator, which yields MNEERIALIVDDEPGHRMMVRAVLEDDGWTVLEAESGERALTVLAEEAESDTYPDVAMVDMKMPGMDGMQLLKELQVRRPSMPVVLLTAFGSVGSAVDAMKRGAFDYLTKPADNDELTAVLGKAFEYHKLLDENARLRAEVGSEPDFIGASPGIELVRNLVGQAGPTEATVLILGPSGTGKELVAEGLHKASLRADKPLIKVNCAALPDDLLESELFGYEKGAFTGAVKDKPGRFQLADGGTLFLDEIGEMPAPLQAKLLRALQEKTVEPLGSVRTVQVDTRIIAATNRNLKKEVEAGRFREDLYYRLAVLEIRIPPLCERKEDLPLLVSFLLRRLGNKNNKIIRTVTPAFLDALSGYDWPGNVRELENVLERALILSRSDALGPDLLPPQITGARENVIDMEFNHVGRPAPTPANLEEAEKQAIIQALEENGNHRERTAEALGISRRTLQYKLKKYGLTRR from the coding sequence ATGAACGAAGAACGTATCGCGCTGATCGTCGACGACGAGCCGGGCCATCGCATGATGGTCCGCGCCGTGCTCGAAGACGACGGCTGGACCGTGCTCGAGGCCGAATCCGGCGAACGCGCCCTGACCGTGCTGGCCGAGGAGGCCGAGTCCGACACCTACCCGGACGTGGCCATGGTGGACATGAAGATGCCCGGCATGGACGGCATGCAGCTGCTCAAGGAGCTCCAGGTCCGGCGGCCCTCCATGCCCGTGGTTCTGCTGACCGCCTTCGGTTCCGTGGGCAGCGCCGTGGACGCCATGAAGCGCGGGGCCTTCGATTACCTGACCAAGCCCGCGGACAACGACGAGCTGACCGCCGTGCTCGGCAAGGCGTTCGAATATCACAAGCTGCTCGACGAGAACGCCCGGCTGCGCGCCGAGGTGGGCAGCGAGCCGGATTTCATCGGGGCCAGCCCCGGCATCGAGCTGGTCCGCAACCTGGTCGGCCAGGCCGGGCCCACCGAGGCCACGGTGCTCATCCTCGGCCCCAGCGGTACCGGCAAGGAACTGGTGGCCGAAGGGCTGCACAAGGCCAGCCTGCGGGCCGACAAGCCCCTCATCAAGGTCAACTGTGCGGCCCTGCCCGACGATCTCCTCGAGTCCGAACTCTTCGGCTACGAAAAGGGCGCCTTCACCGGCGCGGTCAAGGACAAGCCCGGCCGGTTCCAGCTGGCCGACGGCGGCACCCTGTTCCTGGACGAGATCGGCGAAATGCCCGCTCCGCTCCAGGCCAAGCTGCTGCGCGCCCTCCAGGAAAAGACCGTGGAGCCGCTGGGCTCGGTGCGCACCGTCCAGGTGGATACCCGGATCATCGCGGCCACCAACCGCAACCTGAAAAAAGAGGTCGAGGCGGGCCGCTTCCGCGAGGATCTCTACTACCGTCTGGCCGTGCTCGAAATCCGCATTCCGCCCCTTTGCGAACGCAAGGAGGACCTGCCGCTGCTGGTCAGCTTCCTGCTCCGGCGGCTGGGCAACAAGAACAACAAGATCATCCGCACCGTCACCCCGGCCTTCCTCGACGCCCTGTCCGGCTACGACTGGCCCGGCAACGTCCGCGAGCTGGAAAACGTGCTCGAACGCGCCCTGATCCTGTCCCGGTCCGATGCGCTCGGCCCGGACCTCCTGCCGCCCCAGATCACCGGCGCGCGCGAAAACGTCATCGACATGGAATTCAACCACGTCGGCCGCCCCGCGCCCACGCCCGCCAACCTCGAAGAGGCCGAGAAACAGGCCATCATCCAGGCCCTCGAGGAAAACGGCAACCACCGCGAACGCACCGCCGAAGCCCTCGGCATCAGCCGCCGCACCCTGCAGTACAAACTCAAGAAGTACGGCCTCACCCGCCGCTAG
- the rpmB gene encoding 50S ribosomal protein L28, with protein MSQVCDICGKGPQSGNNVSHSHIKTKRRFMPNLQKVRHQLESGQVVSIKACTRCIRNGAVVKPVAAQKPEA; from the coding sequence ATGTCCCAGGTTTGCGATATTTGTGGAAAGGGTCCCCAGAGCGGCAACAACGTCAGCCACTCCCATATCAAGACCAAGCGCCGCTTCATGCCGAACCTGCAGAAGGTCCGCCATCAGCTGGAGTCCGGCCAGGTCGTCAGCATCAAGGCCTGCACCCGCTGCATCCGCAACGGTGCCGTGGTCAAGCCTGTGGCCGCGCAGAAGCCCGAAGCCTAA
- a CDS encoding MBL fold metallo-hydrolase, whose translation MARLTIETFILGPDETNCYLVSMGGRAVVVDVGLEPDRLIERIDALGLTLEGVYLTHFHMDHIGGVKELLEAHPAPVHASGEDEFLKEFSFEAGGCREFARFIDFPYTPVAPGRRTALGQPLLVLDTPGHTPGSLSYFFPAAGCVFVGDLLFMIAVGRTDLPRGSSPELLGSIRSRIFTLPDDTRVYSGHGPMTTVRHEKANNPHFIF comes from the coding sequence ATGGCCAGACTGACCATCGAAACCTTCATCCTCGGTCCGGACGAGACCAACTGCTACCTGGTGAGCATGGGCGGCCGCGCCGTGGTCGTGGACGTCGGCCTGGAGCCGGACCGGTTGATCGAGCGCATCGATGCCCTCGGCCTGACCCTGGAGGGCGTGTACCTGACCCATTTCCACATGGACCATATCGGCGGGGTCAAGGAACTGCTTGAGGCCCATCCCGCTCCGGTCCACGCCAGCGGCGAGGACGAATTCCTCAAGGAATTCTCCTTCGAGGCGGGCGGCTGCCGCGAGTTCGCGCGGTTCATCGACTTCCCGTACACACCCGTTGCGCCGGGGCGGCGCACCGCCTTGGGCCAGCCGCTGCTGGTCCTGGACACCCCGGGCCACACGCCGGGCAGCCTGTCCTACTTCTTCCCGGCCGCCGGGTGCGTGTTCGTGGGCGACCTGCTGTTCATGATCGCCGTGGGCCGCACCGACCTGCCGCGCGGCAGCTCCCCGGAACTGCTCGGCTCCATCCGCTCGCGCATCTTCACCCTGCCGGACGACACCCGCGTCTATTCCGGGCACGGGCCCATGACCACGGTGCGCCACGAAAAGGCGAATAATCCGCATTTCATCTTTTGA
- a CDS encoding RHS repeat domain-containing protein, whose protein sequence is MEAYQWLDFVRLAAFYDGRHQYEFAYRDGERTPFAMRRDDGEVAGLFYDQVGSLRVVADVDDNVIKEVLYDPFGGIIEDTNPDLRLPIGFAGGLHDRDLGFVRFGWRDYDVRTGRWTAPDPIGEKGGDPDWYGYCLDDPVNKTDPLGLFVPLLIGLAGATGIAGIGTTLAGLGADGLGALAGKNKDDPLKATKGAARGYAGAAAINSAMAAGAAGAAEAVEAAPAVISAAPTLIRQGRDAAKAAVSKGGEITKAGLDWARTNPDKIDKAARIGKDIVDPNLPPETPEGQLVTAGKFLAKEIKDRYGKRNDVANEQKEKNKHIPSGVWGR, encoded by the coding sequence GTGGAGGCCTATCAATGGCTCGACTTCGTGCGCCTGGCCGCGTTTTATGACGGGCGGCACCAATACGAGTTCGCCTACCGCGACGGCGAGCGCACGCCCTTCGCCATGCGCCGCGACGACGGCGAGGTGGCCGGGCTGTTCTACGACCAGGTCGGTTCCCTGCGCGTTGTTGCCGACGTGGACGACAACGTGATAAAGGAAGTACTGTACGACCCGTTCGGCGGCATCATCGAGGACACCAACCCGGACCTGCGCCTGCCCATAGGCTTCGCGGGCGGCCTGCACGACCGGGACCTGGGCTTCGTCCGCTTCGGCTGGCGCGACTACGACGTCAGGACCGGCCGATGGACCGCGCCTGATCCGATTGGGGAGAAGGGTGGGGACCCGGACTGGTACGGGTATTGCCTGGATGATCCGGTGAATAAGACTGATCCGCTGGGGTTGTTTGTACCTTTGCTTATAGGTCTTGCGGGGGCGACCGGCATTGCCGGTATAGGAACGACGTTGGCAGGACTTGGGGCCGATGGGCTGGGGGCGCTGGCAGGTAAAAACAAGGATGATCCGTTAAAGGCGACCAAAGGAGCTGCCCGGGGGTATGCCGGTGCCGCTGCGATCAATTCGGCCATGGCGGCTGGAGCGGCCGGCGCTGCCGAAGCCGTCGAGGCTGCACCGGCTGTCATAAGTGCGGCCCCGACACTGATCCGCCAGGGACGCGATGCGGCGAAGGCCGCGGTGAGCAAGGGCGGTGAAATCACCAAGGCCGGTCTTGACTGGGCCAGAACAAACCCGGATAAAATTGATAAGGCCGCAAGGATTGGCAAGGATATTGTTGATCCAAATTTGCCGCCGGAGACACCGGAAGGACAACTGGTTACTGCTGGTAAATTCTTGGCTAAAGAGATCAAAGATCGATATGGAAAACGGAATGATGTAGCCAATGAGCAAAAAGAGAAAAATAAACATATTCCTTCTGGCGTTTGGGGTCGTTAA
- a CDS encoding HDOD domain-containing protein, giving the protein MAEESARVKADDAFAPETLEAAKKLLTKRFKFIKKPDDSLKRLARLGVRRVAADMAANPHRYEMLETGGEPPEVQALDPLDILRHDHQLPALPQVFLELQQAISSRSTSADDLAEIISQDPGLTAFLLRMVNSAFYSLPMQIDTIPRAVTVVGVNQLSTLAVGTSVMSLFKDVPADVINMEQFWKHSICCGLIARRLCRITGQGDPDRAFVSGLLHDIGQLILLQVEPERATAVHAHARAKDVVLFVEEKALLGFDHATLGGMLLRKWNFPYILVSAVLEHHQPKAGHKEAEPLLVHCAETIATGLGVGSSGEFFVQPPVPEIWDSMHFTPELMDEMVEDLDEELDEAFSILIDR; this is encoded by the coding sequence ATGGCTGAAGAAAGCGCCCGGGTGAAGGCCGATGACGCGTTCGCGCCCGAGACCCTCGAAGCGGCAAAAAAACTGCTGACCAAGCGGTTCAAGTTCATAAAGAAACCGGATGATTCCCTGAAACGGCTGGCTCGGCTCGGGGTCAGACGTGTGGCCGCGGACATGGCCGCCAACCCGCACCGGTACGAGATGCTCGAGACCGGCGGCGAGCCCCCCGAGGTCCAGGCTCTGGACCCCCTGGACATCCTGCGCCACGACCACCAGCTCCCGGCCCTGCCGCAGGTCTTTCTCGAACTGCAGCAGGCCATCAGTTCCCGGTCCACCTCGGCCGACGACCTGGCCGAGATTATCAGCCAGGACCCCGGCCTGACCGCCTTTCTTCTGCGCATGGTCAACTCCGCCTTCTATTCGCTGCCCATGCAGATCGACACCATCCCGCGGGCCGTCACCGTGGTCGGCGTGAACCAGCTGTCCACCCTGGCCGTGGGCACCTCGGTCATGTCCCTGTTCAAGGACGTGCCCGCCGACGTCATCAACATGGAGCAGTTCTGGAAGCACTCCATCTGCTGCGGCCTCATCGCCCGGCGGCTGTGCCGCATCACCGGCCAGGGCGACCCGGATCGCGCCTTCGTGTCCGGTCTGCTGCACGACATCGGCCAGCTTATCCTGCTCCAGGTGGAGCCGGAGCGGGCCACGGCCGTGCACGCCCACGCCCGGGCCAAGGACGTGGTCCTGTTCGTCGAGGAAAAGGCGCTGCTCGGCTTCGACCACGCCACCCTGGGCGGCATGCTCCTGCGCAAATGGAATTTCCCCTACATCCTGGTTTCGGCCGTGCTCGAACACCACCAGCCCAAGGCCGGGCACAAGGAGGCCGAACCGCTCCTGGTCCACTGCGCCGAAACCATCGCCACCGGCCTGGGCGTCGGCTCCAGCGGCGAGTTCTTTGTCCAGCCCCCGGTCCCGGAGATATGGGATTCCATGCACTTCACCCCGGAGCTGATGGACGAGATGGTCGAGGACCTGGACGAGGAGCTCGACGAGGCCTTCTCCATCCTCATCGACCGCTAG
- a CDS encoding RHS repeat domain-containing protein, with product MARPAVPRQAQGVRPDLVQAGRVVVSVQEAVVGEGPGCGAVGVDVDDNVIKEVLYGPFGDIIEDTNPGLRLPIGFAGGLHDRDLGFVRFGWRDYDVRTCRWTAPDPIGDKGGDPDWYGYCLDDPVNSNDQLGLWGQFVGPLLRAAPTINKAGREVADRFLPPGGGVKDVLMEAGTRIWENGIGKYDERIEEIQEGRFGKRGEKIDEYYNQTWKK from the coding sequence GTGGCACGACCTGCCGTGCCCCGGCAGGCTCAAGGCGTGCGCCCGGATCTCGTCCAGGCGGGCCGGGTAGTCGTCTCGGTGCAGGAGGCCGTTGTCGGTGAAGGCCCCGGCTGTGGGGCGGTGGGTGTCGATGTGGACGACAACGTGATAAAGGAAGTGCTGTACGGCCCGTTCGGCGACATCATCGAGGACACCAACCCGGGCCTGCGCCTGCCCATAGGTTTCGCGGGCGGCCTGCACGATCGGGACCTGGGCTTCGTCCGCTTCGGCTGGCGGGATTACGACGTCAGGACCTGCAGATGGACCGCGCCGGACCCCATCGGGGACAAGGGCGGCGACCCGGATTGGTACGGGTATTGTCTGGACGACCCGGTTAATAGTAACGACCAATTGGGATTGTGGGGGCAATTCGTTGGCCCCTTATTGAGAGCAGCCCCCACAATCAATAAAGCTGGTAGAGAAGTGGCGGATCGTTTTCTCCCCCCAGGCGGAGGCGTGAAGGATGTCCTCATGGAGGCTGGAACACGCATCTGGGAAAATGGTATTGGGAAATACGATGAGCGGATTGAAGAAATACAAGAAGGTCGGTTCGGCAAACGCGGTGAGAAAATAGACGAATACTACAATCAGACATGGAAGAAATGA
- a CDS encoding SGNH/GDSL hydrolase family protein, whose translation MLYFLGNCQMDFLSRSVAGLGLPVGHSELASPMTHASHPDGIPPALVRLVREHGLADAFNGRRPEDQFGLPGQENEPPALLVLNLFHETVPLFLHERDGFIFHMNPAAWRADPALAAWVETNCRPIAPNPATYLKRFGQFLAHIRGRLPDTPILLATRLNHYPAFGPAPHSYLESWPALSREAKAHYAAWERELGVRLFDVNRVFGGIWRESGEGIEAHCPFLKIELEERDGTVVGLRASRDVEHIGPLWARLADKVAAFMQTGEIGYDAAETAVPEWNRPWQPTILDDEAVIDRFASERNYPWAEAVGSFFMDLSRDRTPLLAASGEFMPVCHNTLHMVRAYGRIFRNPLLATFCDTHRPAAEAFTDNGPLYRTDYLTRLDEIRAHALS comes from the coding sequence ATGCTGTACTTTCTGGGCAACTGTCAAATGGATTTCCTGTCCCGGTCCGTGGCCGGGCTCGGCCTGCCCGTCGGACACTCCGAGCTGGCCTCGCCCATGACCCACGCCAGCCACCCGGACGGAATCCCGCCCGCCCTGGTCCGGCTGGTCCGCGAGCACGGCCTGGCCGACGCCTTCAACGGGCGGCGGCCGGAAGACCAGTTCGGCCTGCCCGGGCAGGAAAACGAGCCGCCCGCCCTGCTGGTCCTGAACCTGTTCCACGAGACCGTTCCGCTCTTTTTGCACGAACGGGACGGGTTCATCTTCCACATGAACCCGGCGGCCTGGCGCGCCGATCCGGCCCTGGCCGCCTGGGTGGAAACGAACTGCCGCCCCATCGCGCCCAACCCGGCCACCTATCTGAAACGGTTCGGCCAGTTCCTCGCCCACATCCGCGGGCGGCTGCCGGACACGCCCATTCTTCTGGCCACCCGCCTGAACCACTATCCGGCCTTTGGCCCGGCCCCGCACTCCTACCTGGAGAGTTGGCCCGCCCTGAGCCGCGAGGCCAAAGCCCATTATGCGGCCTGGGAACGAGAACTGGGCGTGCGCCTGTTCGACGTGAACCGCGTGTTCGGCGGAATCTGGAGGGAATCCGGCGAGGGCATCGAAGCGCACTGCCCGTTTCTCAAGATCGAGCTGGAAGAGCGCGACGGAACCGTGGTCGGCCTGCGCGCATCGCGGGACGTGGAGCACATCGGCCCGCTGTGGGCCCGGCTGGCCGACAAAGTCGCGGCCTTCATGCAGACCGGGGAGATCGGCTACGATGCGGCGGAGACCGCGGTGCCCGAGTGGAACCGGCCATGGCAGCCCACGATCCTGGACGACGAGGCGGTCATCGACCGTTTCGCCAGCGAACGCAACTACCCCTGGGCCGAGGCGGTGGGCAGCTTCTTCATGGACCTCTCCCGCGACCGCACCCCGCTTTTGGCCGCGTCCGGCGAGTTCATGCCCGTGTGCCACAACACCCTGCACATGGTCCGCGCCTACGGCCGTATTTTCAGGAACCCGCTGCTGGCCACCTTCTGCGACACCCACCGCCCGGCCGCCGAGGCCTTCACCGACAACGGCCCCCTGTACCGAACCGACTATCTCACCCGCCTGGACGAGATCCGGGCGCACGCCTTGAGCTAG
- a CDS encoding OprD family outer membrane porin has translation MSAKFTHPVPCCLLSLVLILVLVLPGHAADEKKPSEWGTVTGQTRLYYFTQRNKSATGQEFDNIKESLAFGGWLKYETPWIADHFGAGAALYGTAPLTGEFNEEDHGGTGLLARDNEGFAALGEAYLKARYAGTEARVWRQRIETPFINSNDSRMLPQTFEAYGLKSSDIDNLELSLFWVDKEKGRDTELFKSMSYMAGLKDYDRGVVMAGADWKPFDFLPTRFWNYYAPDLDNTFFTQFKYTFGDPAGVQYSLLFQGVDQRSVGDQLRGDYSTGEAGLMGTLLYSGFTFDLGGTIVDGSEGIRNSWGVYPFFNNLMAYNFARAGEKALLLGLGYDFSHMGWDGYRAKLQAGFGDTPDTGRNASYDRSEYDLNLYYDFDGELKGLGVLTRFSYQDEDESLGGRDGYQVRLRLQYNFQLL, from the coding sequence GTGTCCGCCAAATTTACGCACCCCGTCCCGTGTTGTCTCCTTTCCCTGGTCCTCATTCTGGTTCTCGTCCTGCCGGGCCATGCCGCCGACGAAAAGAAGCCCTCCGAGTGGGGCACCGTCACCGGCCAGACCAGGCTCTATTATTTCACCCAGCGCAACAAGTCCGCCACGGGACAGGAATTCGACAACATCAAGGAGTCCCTGGCCTTTGGCGGCTGGCTCAAGTACGAGACCCCGTGGATCGCCGACCACTTCGGCGCGGGCGCGGCCCTGTACGGGACGGCCCCCCTGACCGGCGAGTTCAACGAGGAGGACCACGGCGGCACCGGCCTGCTCGCCCGGGACAACGAGGGATTCGCGGCCCTGGGCGAGGCGTACCTCAAGGCGCGCTATGCGGGGACCGAGGCCCGCGTCTGGCGGCAGCGCATCGAGACCCCGTTCATCAACAGCAACGACAGCCGCATGCTCCCCCAGACCTTCGAGGCCTACGGCCTGAAATCCTCGGACATCGACAACCTGGAGCTCTCCCTGTTCTGGGTGGACAAGGAAAAGGGCCGCGACACCGAGCTGTTCAAATCCATGAGCTACATGGCCGGGCTCAAGGACTACGATCGGGGCGTGGTCATGGCCGGGGCCGACTGGAAACCCTTCGACTTTCTGCCCACCCGGTTCTGGAACTACTACGCCCCGGACCTGGACAACACCTTCTTCACCCAGTTCAAGTACACCTTCGGCGACCCTGCGGGCGTCCAGTATTCCCTGCTCTTCCAGGGCGTGGACCAGCGCAGCGTGGGCGATCAACTCAGGGGCGACTACAGCACGGGCGAGGCCGGGCTCATGGGCACCCTCCTGTACAGCGGGTTCACCTTCGACCTGGGCGGGACCATCGTGGACGGCTCCGAGGGCATCCGCAATTCCTGGGGCGTCTACCCGTTCTTCAACAACCTGATGGCCTACAACTTCGCGCGGGCCGGGGAAAAGGCGCTGCTGCTCGGCCTGGGCTACGACTTCTCGCACATGGGCTGGGACGGCTACCGGGCCAAGCTCCAGGCCGGGTTCGGCGACACCCCGGATACGGGACGCAACGCCTCCTACGACCGCAGCGAATACGACCTGAACCTCTACTACGATTTCGACGGCGAGCTGAAGGGACTCGGCGTGCTCACCCGCTTCTCCTACCAGGACGAGGATGAGAGCCTGGGCGGCCGGGACGGGTACCAGGTCCGGCTGCGGCTGCAATACAACTTCCAGTTGCTCTAA
- the gltX gene encoding glutamate--tRNA ligase — MTKIVSRFAPSPTGFLHIGGARTALFSWLLARSKGGEFRLRIEDTDRERSTQEATDAIIDSMRWLGLEHDGEIVFQSERADRHNEVIDQLIASGHAYYCDCSKEDVDAMREKAMKEGRKPKYDGTCRDKGLTSGVVRLKAPQEGATGYKDMVKGYISVENTEMDDMILRRSDGTPTYNLAVVVDDHDMGVNHVLRGDDHVNNTPRQILIYRAMGWDVPEFGHVPMILGPDKKKLSKRHGALSVMEYEKMGYLPEAVTNYLARLGWSHGDQELFTMDEMVELFTADGLGNSPSVFDLTKFEWVNGQYMQKADPDRLAGLLCDFLAREVGEEEAKAVTRERFARIAPLLQPRAKSVLDMLEQARPFIVDAAFLPYDESAVKKFLTEETKPLLAEIAERMEGLAEFTESALEEVHKRFIEDKDIKFKVIAQPIRVAITGKTQSPGLFETMVVLGREQTLARINRAVEL, encoded by the coding sequence ATGACCAAGATCGTTTCCCGTTTCGCGCCGAGCCCGACCGGGTTTTTGCATATCGGCGGTGCGCGCACCGCGTTGTTTTCCTGGCTGCTGGCCCGGTCGAAGGGCGGCGAGTTCCGCCTGCGCATCGAGGACACGGACCGCGAGCGGTCCACCCAGGAGGCGACGGACGCCATCATCGACTCCATGCGCTGGCTGGGGCTTGAGCACGACGGCGAGATCGTGTTCCAGTCCGAGCGCGCGGACCGGCACAACGAGGTCATCGACCAGCTCATCGCCTCGGGCCACGCCTATTACTGCGACTGCAGCAAGGAGGACGTGGACGCCATGCGCGAGAAGGCCATGAAGGAAGGCCGCAAGCCCAAGTACGACGGCACCTGCCGCGACAAGGGGCTGACCTCGGGCGTGGTCCGGCTCAAGGCCCCGCAGGAAGGCGCCACCGGGTACAAGGACATGGTCAAGGGATACATCTCGGTGGAGAATACGGAGATGGACGACATGATCCTGCGCCGTTCGGACGGCACCCCGACCTACAACCTGGCCGTGGTGGTGGACGACCACGATATGGGCGTGAACCATGTGCTGCGCGGCGACGACCATGTGAACAACACCCCGCGCCAGATCCTGATCTACCGGGCCATGGGCTGGGACGTGCCGGAGTTCGGCCACGTGCCCATGATCCTGGGGCCGGACAAGAAGAAGCTTTCCAAGCGCCACGGCGCGCTGTCGGTCATGGAGTACGAGAAGATGGGCTACCTGCCCGAGGCCGTGACCAACTACCTGGCCCGGCTGGGCTGGTCCCACGGCGACCAGGAGCTGTTCACCATGGACGAGATGGTCGAACTGTTCACTGCGGACGGGCTGGGCAACTCGCCGTCCGTCTTTGACCTGACCAAGTTCGAGTGGGTCAACGGTCAGTACATGCAGAAGGCCGACCCGGACCGGTTGGCCGGGCTGCTCTGCGACTTTCTGGCCCGCGAGGTGGGCGAGGAGGAGGCCAAGGCCGTGACCCGCGAGCGGTTCGCCAGGATCGCGCCCCTGTTGCAGCCCCGGGCCAAGTCCGTGCTCGACATGCTGGAGCAGGCCCGCCCGTTTATCGTGGACGCGGCGTTTTTGCCCTACGACGAAAGTGCGGTGAAGAAGTTTTTGACCGAGGAGACCAAGCCGCTGCTCGCGGAGATCGCCGAGCGCATGGAGGGGCTGGCCGAGTTCACCGAATCCGCCCTGGAGGAAGTGCACAAGCGGTTCATCGAGGACAAGGACATCAAGTTCAAGGTCATCGCCCAGCCCATCCGGGTGGCCATCACCGGCAAGACCCAGTCCCCGGGCCTGTTCGAGACCATGGTCGTGCTCGGCAGGGAACAGACCCTGGCCCGCATCAACAGGGCGGTCGAACTGTAG
- a CDS encoding SHOCT domain-containing protein has product MDDLTAYANWCTSPGFGHGAMFGGWSDDMGTGLGLPFGGIVQLLILGMMTYFTVRLIRKPATHSGPETPVDVLERRYAAGEIDRETYRAMKDQLRNS; this is encoded by the coding sequence ATGGATGATCTGACCGCATACGCAAACTGGTGTACCAGCCCGGGATTCGGGCACGGCGCCATGTTCGGCGGCTGGTCCGACGACATGGGCACGGGGCTGGGCCTTCCTTTCGGGGGGATCGTCCAACTCCTCATCCTGGGCATGATGACATATTTCACGGTGCGCCTGATCCGGAAACCCGCCACACATTCCGGACCGGAGACGCCGGTGGATGTCCTCGAACGCCGATACGCGGCCGGTGAAATCGACCGGGAAACGTATCGCGCCATGAAGGATCAGCTTCGCAACAGCTAA